ACAGTGACGCAGAAGAGACCCGAGTAGGTCTGTGAGGAAGGGACACAGCACGTTGGCTTCCCCTGAGCCTGGCCCAGCCACTCCTCAGGCTGCCCAAAGGAAGCTGCTGCCACTTACGTAGATCATCCAGGCTGCGTAACGCTCTTTGAGGTTGTACAGCACAGCGGGTTCGTGCAGGTGGGTCATCATGGCCATGTCCTCGATTTTGTCATACTTGGGAGGGTTCATGGAGAAGATTTGATCTTCTTTCACCGTCAGGGTCTGCCAAAAAAACAGATAGATCCACATGTATCACTAAAAATCTCAAAATGGGGATCAAATATTGTCCTTCAGCCTTGTTTTTGACTCACCTCTCCCCCTTCAGTCTTGACAGTGACTTTGCCTGATTCCCTGCTCGTGATTGTCCCTTTCACAAAGGATTCTTTGGGATGAACCACGAAGACAGATGACTTGGCATCAAAAGGTTTGTTCTGGGCTGCAATTCTCTCCTTTTCCGATTTTCGGAGGTAAGGAGCAGCCTCCCCAAAGATGGCCATCTCAGCATCTCCAGAGGCCATGTCTGCACTTTACTGACGATATGTCAGCTGATGActctgaggagaaaaacataTGGTGCTGATTATTTATTTGGTAAGATTTGGGAATATTTTATCCTGTGCCTTGGTTTCTCTTCATACTCATGATATACTCATACTCAGGGTATTTTAATATGAGATAACTAAAAacttaatttatttgaaaataagagGCTTTCATGGACGTAGTCTAGGTCTTCAAATGTTCATTGCTGACCTTTTCAGAACTGTGGATTTGGTGGTTTAAGAATACTGTGCCTGTAAGAAAAGAGTGAATTTGTTGAACAAATTTCACGAAGACATCACTATTAGGAAAGGAAGTAGAAGAAATTGTAAAAAGGataaacagtgaaataaaactttttaaaaaactttggTAAAGGTGACTTATAGTCTTGGAAAACAGTAAATCTATGGGACATTTACCTGCTTAATGGTAATGGAAAGGTAGTGAGTAATTAATAAATTTTGCAAATGAAGttctccagtggaaaaaaaaaataaaagaagggcAGGCTTTGTGACCTTTTAATATTCTGCCATAACTACTTTGCTCTATGCATTTCACATCCTTTACTACAATACCTAAATAATTTCACCCCTAAAGTTCTGACTTAggtgaaataaaattcagtcaTTGAAATTGGATTTTTCAAGGCTATATTAAGGTCTCAAATAAATATTATAGAAAAAATCTAGGAAACATGAGTTCTcaaaagtttggggtttttttaaagtgtttcttCAAGTGATTTATTAAACATCTAAGGTACTTAAATTTAGCCAACTGCACTTGAAAATCCTCTAGCTACTTTAGTAAAATTTATTCCCTCTTTATTCCTTGggtaataaatatatttttgcctGGAGTAAGAAAACAGATACCTAAGATAGATGAGAATGCTGGCACTCAGCAAAGGTGGTTATAAGGTCTGTATGTTCAGAtgatttaataattaatatgttCTTAAGCAGAATACAGgatttagcttttttttcctgccgTGCTTATCTGGTCCCATTCTCCTCCTTCTGTAGCCAAGATGGTAAGGCAGCACACCTTGATTTATGTAAGGTCAGTTAAGCAGAATTGAAGAATGCCCCAATGGGGATTTTCTGTTCTGTCATCAGTGCTCAGAGGCTTCAAACACAGCCTTGGGCACCCTCACCACTTTCTGTTGCAATCCCACCACGTTTGCATATAGGGTGAACCAGTGAACTTTCCTGATACCCCATCCCAAAGGATCTGTCTCTGCCCCTAAGAATTAGTAAATGAGCTTCTTACCTCTCGTGACACCAGATGTGTGGCTTGTGGGCTGGCAGCTGGTCAGTACTGTAAAACAGAAATGGCAGttcccaaactgctgctgcacagaaatCAAGAGTGAAAACAGGCAGGTGCCTTGAAAACAGATTGATAATGGAGTCCCCTCCTGGACAGGAGCACCggaggcagcaggaatgtgGTGGCACATTAGGCTGCCATCCCTTTCCTGCCAGCCTGCAGACCCCATCCTCTTACCTTGGAGCTTTCTGTGGAGCCAGGGCAGACGTGTTGCAGGGACGTTTTATACGATCTCGCCTGCAGATGCTACAGATGCCTACTCTTTCTTcggtcaaaaatattttggcaaacCCTCTTTGGTAAAGCATTGTCTGGCAAACTGAACTAAGGGCATAATTGTCATTTGACATGACTAGATATAATTAGAAAATTTTGATGTCTTAGTGGCTATATGAATACATCTTCTATAAACAATCTTCCAAGGGTGTTAAGGAGAGAATCTGGACTAGTCAAAGCACTTAGAGAACTTGGATTCAGGACTTATGGATTTTATTGCTGCCTTTCCCACCGACTCACTGCACGACCTGGGATGGATTGCTTGGTATGTCTGTGCTGTAGCTATCGCAGTAGTACAATAGATAAAACAGGATGTTAAAAGATAAATTAGCATTACTAAAAcctttttgtagttttgttgGTCTAATCTGGAAAGCAGAAGTGCAGATGCCTAAGAGGTGAGGAGGGTGACAGGCACAGCAGGGTGGTCAGCcaaacactgcagcagggaGTGGCTGGGTTCTACCTGGGCTTTTAAGTTGATGGCCCTGACAGATGTGAGACAGCTTTAGGGGTATCAGGAAGAGTGTGCACACAAAGAGGCATGTGCCTATGTGCCTCTTTGCACACACTTCAGATTGCAAATAATGGGAGATTCTCTAAGGACTGTTCTTTTGAACCCTGTAATGGGTTTATACCTGCTGAAACTCTTGATCTGCAGGTTTGTGCTGGTGAGCAAGATGCTCCCTGCTTTTTTTGGCAACTTAACTTATCCTTAACCAATGCCTGTAACCCTAGGAAGAATAACTAATTTGAAATGCCTTCCAACTGAAACCAGCACACCTACTTACAAATGTAAGTACACCTACTTTTCAGTAATACCCATACAAATAATTGGATGTATGCACAAACACATCATGTCACATGCAGTCTCAGATGCTCTCTACCTGATACATCCTCAGTCCAGCACTTCCATTTCATTACAAATATCTTGCACACTTAGTCCAAAACACCGCGGGTATACTGGGGGTGGCAGACATGCCTGGGCAATGCTGATggtgagaggggaaggggatttACTGATGGTGCTGGAGAGAGACTGATCTTGTTTTAGGAATAGAGCATTGTCACGTGAGCTGATTTAAATCCTGTCAGATTTAGGCTGAGGTACTTAAcaccttctttgcctcagtcatCAGCAGAGAGAATGGTTATCCTCAGGGCAACCGACCCCTTAAGCTGTTAGTTAGGGAAGGGGAGCAGAATGGACTCCCTGCAATCCAGGAGGAATTAGGCAGCAACTTGCTGATTTTAGACACTGAAAAGAGACTCAAATCTGTGAGGCCAGACAGGATTTACCTGAGTCCACTGAGAGAACTGTGGGAAGCATTTGTCCAGCCAGTCTCCATCATTTATCATCGGTTCTGGCTAACCAGGACTTTACTACAACCAGGTGTGAGAGACTGGAAAGACTGATGTCCTGAGACATTTTGGGATGCATGTGTGTGGGGGAAGAGCAGGTCAGGCCCTGCCCTGGTGAGGCAGTGCACTTCCCCACACCCCACTCCACTAAGAgccatgattctatgattctaaagGTGAGAGTGCTGGGCTAGATCACCTGACTTTGGGGATGTTGCCTTTCCAGTGgccaacaaaaaacccattcTACTCAGAGAACTCTTctggggttttgctgttgtgCTGTGCAGGATGCAGCTGGGCAAGAGGGAGGAGTGAGGCACACAGCCAGGTAGCCAAGGGAAGGCGTGGTTTAAATGGGAAGCAATCAGTGAGTTGAGGTCTCTCCAGGTATTGACACTCTCCAGTGATTTGGGGATTGAATTTAGTGTCAGTAGGTCCCTATAGTCCAGTGGTAGGTAgaacataaaacatttttggaaAATGGTCCAAATCTCAGAAGAGGGTTATGAATtagaaaacagcaatgaaagAGCTTCTTTAATCCAGAaggcttttgaatatctccaaggatggagatttcACAATAGCTCTGAGAAACTTGTGCCAGGGCTCAGTCACCCTTACAAGAAAGATTCCCAGATTTTCACAGGGTGCCCCTTGCCTCTTGTCTTGTCACTGGGCATCACTAAAAAGGGCCTAGTTCCATCCTTTGTGCACCTCCAGGTATTTATATCCATGGATATGATGCACCTGAtcattctcttctccaggctgaatggTCTCTGCTCTTTCAGCCTTCCCTTAtgagagagatgctccagtctcTCATTCATCTTAGTGGCCTTTTTTTGGACCCTCTCCAGTAGCTCTGTATGTCTCTTACACTGGTGAGCTCAGCACTGGACATCACTCCATGTGTGGCCTCAGTGCTGACTTAAGGGCAAGGATCACCTCCCTCTACCTCTGTGACACTCCTGCTAATTAAGACACCATTCAGCTTCTTCACAGACAGGACACATTGTTGGCTTGGCTCATGTTAAACTTGCTGTCCCCCAGAACCCCCAGGTTCTTtttttgcaaagctgcttttcacCTGGTCAGCACCCAGCATATGCTGGTGCCTGGCTTGTTTCTCTCCAGGTTCAGGGATTGGAGCTTGCTTTGTGTTATTGGGTCCTTAGATTCACCTCAGGGTTTTGCCTCACCAGTACTCAGCTGCACACTGTCCTTAACACAGAAAACACTTAATATTAAATGGGCCTCAGCAATTGTAGAATCACAGAGACTCAAATCTTACTGCCATGTTTATCTGTATTGCTAATTAAGttataaaaataagtttaaatgTTAAAACATCAACTACTTTCACTTGAAAGCTTTGTAAATTCATacctatttccttttttcctcttttgcatTAACTAAataagacacagaaaaaaagaacttctctgtcagtgttttgggttgttgtttttaaatagttttttgaAGGAGATTAGAGCTAAAGCAATGGCAGCTGTAGGAGCAGGCATTGTGAATACAGGTAGTATATGAACTCTCAGTCAATGTCTACAGGTGAAAGACACTACATTTGTGGAGCTGGAAAAGTAGACTGGAGcaagtgcaaaaaaaaagttgggtAAATAACCCAGCGTTCCATGTTGTAGTGTATGACATAAAGCTCATGAAAAGTAAAGTGTTTGGTCAGCTGTCATGAGCATCCCTGGAAAGCAGTCTAAGCTACTGAGCATCTGCTTTGGATTTGGTTTAATTTATACAGCTCTTCTCTTTCACCAAGGTATCACTTTTATGACACTGGTATAGTGGTTTCTTACAAAGAAGTAGTCTCTAATGTGAAATAGATGATTCAGAATTCACTGTAGTTTCACTCTCTAGATcccaaaaaattactttaggGGAAACTTTGCCATGTTTCCTCTATCCAGGTACAGCAAGTAGAAATCTGTTCAGGAAGGAATCTGTTGAAAGAAGTGCAAGCACatcaaagccaaaaaaaaaaaagaaaaagaaagaaaaaaaaaaaaaaagggcaatgTTTCCTGGGAACCATTCATATTCTGTCAATTCtatttccatcttttccatctcttcagGGTGAACTTCGCTGGGACCAGAAGCAAACCACAACAGAGATAAATGGGAAGAGGGAGGCTGGAAGCCATCTCTGGATACAGACTGTGCTGCACAGCAATGCAGTGTCGTCAAGGTGCACATTCCCCATGGAGGAGAAAGGATTCAGTCGTGCTGAAAATAGATCCTTCTTGAGACAGTGATCAGacagctgctccctctctgccagGGCCTAAGATGTGTATTTTGTTCTGCCATCCCAGCAGTTAACTGAGACATAGGGAGTGAGAAGGCACTTTTtagccaggcagcagccagtCTGAGGAGGGCAAGGGGAAGTTCCCACAGGTGCTGTGTGTTGGCCACTGGGAACCTCCCCCTCCTGCCTGTTCAGACTCATCAAGCTCAGGAGCTGGAAACACAAGAATGGCCTATACGGGTGGAGgttttgcagcaggaaaaggaatgtTTCTTTGGAGTTTTTACCCCTGGGAGCTACTCTatgttctgtgattccctgGGACAGATGGCACTCCAAGGTGGTCCTTCTGACTGGGGACATGTCCAGGTGTCCCCTCTGGCTGGGGAAGTCTTCAGGTGTCCCTTCTGGCTGGAGAAGTGTCCAGGTGGCCACTCCTGTGCAGCTGAAGCCGTGGCCATCAGTGAAATCTTTGATTTCACTTCATTTAATTAACAGTTAATTCTATGCCACTTGCCAAAGCATATCCCTCCAGAACACCAAATCCATAATGCTGCTTCTCATGAACATCAGCTGAAAtgtcctcagcagcagcagcaggctttGGTTGCTTTCAGTCCTTGAAGGGCAGCGTGACCCGCAGGCAGAGATCTGTGGAGCTCATTGGGGCAGCAAAATGCATCTCATCACATCAGGAAGGAGCTCCACCAGGGCAGGCAGAGTACAGGAAATTCTTCTCATTACCACAGGCTGGACATATTCTCAGTGGTAACTGTATGCTGGTAAACATTTCTCCAGGTCCATCACAGGAATTTAGGGGTGTGgttcaaactctttttttttttttttttttttcattttgagttGCCAGGcatgatttttcagaaatagGTGTATGAAACAGCACTAACTTCACCTCTGTGGGTTATTTCTGACAATAATATCACATTGAAGGAAATAAGATTGGATGATGTCCCTGCCTATGTCAGGGAGATTGGATTAGGTGAGATTTAAAGGTCTCTTCagcccaaacccttctgtgatgTGTGACTCTCTGAATGGCTGTACTGGGTGAGTCCAAACAGGCAGACTCACACCCAGGACATTTGTCATCATCCCACTTTCCCCAGACAACCAACATCTGCATGACATTCCACTCAGGTGGTGAAGccttacagaaaacaaaccacctcAAGATGGGGAAAAATGTCATGTGAACGGAGCAAAAATCAAGTCACACATGGGAAGCTGTACTGAAAATGACAGTGTGTTCTGGGTATCCCTGCCAGTAAGAGGAGACAGAAGCACAAGCACATTCCTACCATCTCTATATGAAGCCTAAGAAGCCTTTGGCCTTCTCAGGTCTCAGTGACCTGTTTGTATCCCCATGTGGAGCCTGTAATGGTCATGGGATAAAGCAGATATCCTCGTCAACAGAGATCCCCTTGCACACAATTCCTGCTAGTGAGCCCTGGGAGGTTGGACAGAGCTCAGAGATGCTCAGCTTCTGCTCCAGTAGGAAACCTCCTGCTGTGGGTAGAGGACCTGGAGAGGAGGCTCAGAGACAGCAGGGTCTCATTGTGCCTGGGGACAGgtcactgcagctcctcctcaggTGATTGGGGTCCCTGATGCCCCAAAAGGAATTGAGACGTGCTCAGGGGGGCACCAGGAATGAGCAGGATCTATATggatgtgctgctcctctgagcaCACATTACAGCTAAGGTGAAAGGAAGTCAGTCCTGCACACGGTGGGTCACTGCTGTTGATTACTCTGCCCTGCTTCAACCAAATCAACTTGTTGGGTGACTGATACCCAGACCCTGATAAACTGTGGTAGATATTCCATAATGTACAATCTACATACATCTGTTCATTGTTTACATACACATTTGATGTGTTATCAACTGTCTCCTAACACGATGTCACACAGGCAGCAGGCTTGGTGACAAGCAACTGTGCTTGGGCATGCTTCTCAAGTTGTGTTCCTCTGAATGACAGTGGGACTGAAGAGTGGCACAGACCAGCTCACAGAGCAGTGGAGAGACAGGTAAAGCAGCAAACTTTCCTTTGGGGCTGAGTATCTTGAGTTGTGCTGTTAATCAGACTCCTCATGTTCCCAGCAAACACTGGCGGAAGAGCTGGCCTAGGGGGTGACATTCAGGATGTCCTTTCTGTCACacaccacagcagctgaggagctccTGTTACAGAGCAGGGGAGTGGGGTGGGCAGGCTAAGACGCCTCCGGGTAAGACAAAGTCAAAAGAAGGCAAGTGGCAaaaagggggagggaaggagaactAGGATTAGGTGCTTAATATTAGCACAAGCAGCAACTGTATCCTAAAAAAGACAGCAATGAGGTGGTATCTTCCTTGGTTGGCACTCATTTGGGACAGATGCACAAATCCTTCTTCTGGGTACATTTCAGTGCTGTAAAGGGAATTAAACTGGTATGAGATTTCTATAAATCTGCTCACTTTGAAAATTACGTTTTTCAAGACTAAGACAACCCAGTGAATTACCACAGAATTTTCTGACACTCACTGTAGTGAAGTTGCCAACTTCATATACATATACAGCAGAATTTTACTTGTGACATTTCTGAACTAACTTGTTCTTGCAGAAAGGCTCCTTTTGCATCCTTTTGAAATTTatcaatgtttttattattttatactgAAAGACAGATTCCCTTGTGGGTCAGggtaaatatttctttaatttctctctgcATTCATCTCATGTGCCAAGAGAAGAATATaagtccctgctgctcctgaagggCAAATCAGTTGCGCAAAGTAGAACAGCtccatgtttgttttttttacttggaTGTCCCTACATAAAACAAATGCCACAGGGTGGGCTTAAAAAGAGTGACAAGCCCTGTGGGGtgggccacagcagcagctgaaatgttGGACCACTCTGCACCATCCCcatctgttttccctctgctggagtgaaaagcagctcctgaggcTGCTGGACCCCGCCTGAGCtactgctctgcctggggagcTGAGGTCTGGCCATGCTGGGGGCTTCCAGGCTCCACCTGCGAGTAGCCCCTGAACTCTTCAGCTCTCTGGATTTTCACTCTGTCCTCCCAGTACAGCTTGTGTTCCCAGGTTTGGGAAATGCTGCCTGAGGATTTGTTCTTTGCAgtgcagagagctctgctcagcagcgTGCCTGGGCATGAGTGATGAGCCTTGTACCCTCTCAGCAGTAATGaaacagcagaataaataacagcaaattatttcttcaaaacTAGAATTAGGCTTTAAAAAGAATATCAGAGGTGGGGTATGAGTTAGTTGTTTGCAGATTATCATTGCAGTGTTTCCCAGCAGTTCCTCTCAGATTTCTCCCGACCTTTTGTCCCCAGACATGTTCTGAGTTGCCATTTCTTCCACCCACACATCCTCTACTGTCTTATCACTTATTTCTTTGCCTTGCACATATCCATCTTGCTGTCCACCACCCAGACCCTTTCTGAACTCCCCAGCACTGTTTCAACCCCACCTCAGTTCTGGGGTTACTTTTCCACACTCTCTCTTGCCAATTGTTTTCTGCAACAAGAGTCACAATATATCAAGTTGAGCTGCTCATCCTTAATATATTGGGGCCGAGCTCTATTTGATCTGAACATGTTCaacaggctgctcctgctccactTGGCTAAAACAGGGGACAAGACTTTCTGTAACGCCTCTGTTCCTGAAGCAAGCCCTGACTCTGCTTTCTTCACCAGGGAAGGCATTCGTGAACTGGGGCCTTTTGTTGATCTGCAAAGCAAAAGACAGTCTTCTGGGTCCACAGGCATTGCATTAATTTGTTGGTTTACAAGAGAGAGGTTGCCCCATCCACCCCAAGGAGCCCTGGCTgactgctgccagcacctgggctgctgctgtgctgcccatgGGACTGCACATCCCAGGAGGGAATGGGCACTGCCACGGTGCTGGGCCCCATTCTGATGTCTAACCTTTCAGCTGGcaatggagctgtgctgcagagagtCTCTCTGGGGTAAGAatagcagctgctgccttgggacACAGCACACATGTCCAGCTCCTCCACGGCAGCACATTGCCCTGCGACATAGAAGGCAGCCTACCCGCCCAGGAATGTCTTCAGGCGCTATTCGTGGAAGCAAATCATCCCCACAAACAGACACGACCCCGCACAGGAGTCTTAGGAGAGCGGGGCTATTTTGGGCTTTTGACAttgaggaggaaaggagacaCGTGATGGGCTGATCCTCCTGGTAGGGGCCTCCTCCAGAGCTCCTGTCATCCTGGTCCCCTCCTCCAGCAATGGCTCTTGTGGAGGCTGAGGGGCGGTTTGGTGTGGCCTTGGAGCTCAGGAGGTGAGGGCAGAAGGAGCTGTTAGTTTGCTGGCGGTGTCAGGGCCAGCCCTGAGTGCcatcagcagtgcccagctgtgctcagggcaggttTTCCCTGAGGGTGTCACCCTGTCCTTGAGCTCAGGGCGTGGGGCCACCTGCTTTATTCTCAACCACACCCAGGAGAGTGAGAGGAGGTGCCAGAGAGTATTGGAAGGCTCCAAACAACTTCCTGAAAAAGGTGCATTGAGGCACAAATCCTGTGCTTCCAGGAGGGTATTTACTTCTTTGCACCAGAAGCTCTCCATTTCTGAGCAGTTCTTCAGCACCAGGAACGTTTGAGAGGCCCGTTTGCCTCTTCCCAGACATCACAAATTGCCTCTCCAACTTATTCCCATCCTCTTAACATCCTCTTTCTGGTGTGGATTTCTCTCATTACACTTTTTTTATGATTcatttatctctttttattttcccttgtttgTGAAAGTTGCAGATTAAActgtgagaagaaaaatcaccaCTTTCCTAGAAGAGTTTTCTGGCTGGATCAGCCAGCTAAGTTGGTATCCCTTGTGACTCCATATTCAGCTGAACTGATGCACAGTAGCAGAGTTAGCAGGCAGGAACAAGTGGTCAGGGGACTAAGGAGGTATTGGGTAGCTTATAAAGACTCAAACCCTCCATTTTGCCTATACTTAACTCAGTAACAAAATGAGACCCTCATTTAAAGATTCATATCTGGAGCATCTGAAGTTGCAAGTATCAATATTATTGACACTAGTACAtcaacagcaacagaaaatgtttgtaTTCATAAACGAAGGGAAAATGACTTCCACAGCTGGAGAAATACTTTGTGGAAGTTCTGGTTATCCCAGAGGAAgctcatttttcagtttctgacaCCACCTAGAAAGGAGAGGCTTTGATTAGTCTACATATGCCAAGATGAGTCTTTGGATCCCTAAAATAACAAACCACgtttctgggcaacctgtgccagtgtctcaccactctCATTATACCTATTTCTTCCTTATGGTCAACAAAAACATTTGctgtttcagtttaaaaccatcacTCCTTGCCCTGTCACTAAAAGTCCTTGCAAGGAGTCCTGTGCTGTCTTTCTTACAAGACCAATTCAAGGGGGCCAGAATAAAGTCTgctcagagccttctcttcctcaggctgaacaaccccaacccACTCAGCTTGTCTTTAAAAGCCCCTTCCTTCCAGAGCTGTCCTTTCCAAATGATGCCTGTACCACTGGCAAGGCACAAATCTGCTGCTAGTCGCATTGGAGCAAAGAGCACACCTGCAGTAAAGCCTTACCTTTGTAGCAAGGTATCCTTGGGCCTTAGCTCTGAGTTTATTTACTTGCCTCTCAGCAGTATCTGCCCTTTCCAGGGCCTCACCTATCCCATGCAATGCATTTGTCAATATGGAGAGATCAATATTGGCTTGTTCACCCTGAAATTTCATAACAAAAAGTTTATAACTGGTATCTGTCAACATtctggggcacagagccaaCTTTTAAACTGACAGTCCTATGAACtgataaatatttgctttgttttagtGACTCACAGTTTCCTCAGCTTGTCTTCTGTAGGATTTGATTTTCACCTCCAGTTCATCTATCAGATCTTTTAACTTAATCAGGTTCCTCGTTTGTTCCTGACACTATGGAAAGAGAACGTGGAATTTTAtgtccttggggaaaaaaaccatcggaattgctttctgttttttacGCACATGAAAAATGAGCGCTTTCAAACGCCATTCAGATTTGCAGTTGGTTTGCAGATCCTCTGAGGATTGTTCATGTTCTCCTTTCAGTTCAGCTTCTAATTCTCGGATCTGGGGAATTAATCAACAATTGGCTTAAGCCCTCACACCACACTTGGAGAAGATGTTTCAGACACCCATGTTCAGTGCTGGTACCCACCCTGGCCACCAGCTTCTGCATCTGCttcttccctgccctctgtgccagctcctcAGCCTCATCTAGACTGTGCTGCAGGCCATTCATCATCTGGTCCAGATTATTCTTCATCCTCTCCAGGTGGGCACTGGTGTCCTGCTCCTTCTTCAGCTCTTCTGCCATCCTGGCTGCCTTGGAAGGGAGATGACAcaagaagctggaaaaatgtgaaagaacaGCACATACTGTGCACCAGTGCAGGAGATTAACTCCTGTGTCCTGCTGACCATCCCTGCCACCTCACTCCCtgtcttggattttttttttttccattacttgATAATGGCAAAAAACATGACATGAAATAGTAGTGAAAAGGGTGGGAAAAGTCTGCCTtactgcacacagagctggagtgaCAGAAGGGGGCAGAATGCTCTGTGCCACTGCACGGTCCCACTGTGACCTCACCAACAGCTGGGTGCCAGGGGGAAAACAGCCACAGCAACGGCAGAGTCTGGCAACAGGACATGGAACAGCTGAAAGGCTTCTGTGCCAACAC
The sequence above is a segment of the Sylvia atricapilla isolate bSylAtr1 chromosome 18, bSylAtr1.pri, whole genome shotgun sequence genome. Coding sequences within it:
- the LOC136369343 gene encoding myosin-7-like; translated protein: MAEELKKEQDTSAHLERMKNNLDQMMNGLQHSLDEAEELAQRAGKKQMQKLVARIRELEAELKGEHEQSSEDLQTNCKSEWRLKALIFHCQEQTRNLIKLKDLIDELEVKIKSYRRQAEETGEQANIDLSILTNALHGIGEALERADTAERQVNKLRAKAQGYLATKVVSETEK